The sequence ATCGCCTGCGGGCGGACGAACTCGATCTTGCTATTGCGATGGTCAACACCGATCGCGCGCAATACCTGTCGCGGTCATGGATCGAGCGGCCGATCTGGACGGCGGGGAACGAGGTTACGTTCGATCCGGCGGCAGGCATTCCGCTCGCTGCTCATCCGGAGGGTTGCGCCTACCGCGCGCGGATGATCCAGGCGCTCGATGCGGCGCAGATGCGCTGGCGCGTCGCTTATACCGGGCCGGGCATCTCAGGCCTGCAGAATGCCGTGATCAACGGTCTGGGCGTAAGCGCACTGACGCGCTACACATTGTTGCCGGGGATGCGTGTGCTCGGTGAGGACGACGGGTTTCCGCCGCTGGCCGAAATCCGGGTCGGCCTGTTTTACAAGCATCCGCGCCTGTCGGACGCCGGCATCAGGCTGGTCAACCACATCATCGCCCGGCTGGATGAGGCGGGCGTCTCCGGCGACCCCGTGCGGCGCCATGCGGAACTCGATCGTCAATAAGCTGTGCAAATGGCCAAATTATAAGAATTAATTTTCCAAATGCATTGGCGCTTCCTAACCTTGCGGCAACAACAACCAAAAGGGGAATGCGATGACCATCAAGGACGCACTGTCGGGACCCCGTACCCGGCGCGAGATTCTGAAGGGTGCAAGCGTATTGGGCGGCGGAATCCTGGCGATGCCGTATCTCAGCCGGCTTGCCTTCGCCGAGCCGGTCGAGCTTACCATGCTCGCCTGGTATGGCCATGCCGAGCCGGATGTCGTCGCTGAGTTCGAGGCAGAGAACAACGTCAAGTTCAAGCCGAAATACTACACCGGCGGTGACAACATGCTGGGCCTTATCGCCCAGTCGCCTGCCGGAACCTTCGACGTCATTTTGTCCGATGCCGAATACGTCCAGCAGCTCAACGCTGCCGGCTATATCGAGGAACTCGACCCCAAGGACTACACCTTCGACGACTATTTCCCGGAGTTTCAGAATTTCGCGGGCCACTGGCAAGACGGCAAGCTGTACTCGGTCTTCACCCGTTTCGGTTTCCTCGGCGTGGCCTACAACACCGACGCGATCACCGAAAAGGAGGCTTCCAGCTACAACGTCTACTGGAACGAAAAGCTGAAAGGCAAGGTCGGCCATTTCGATTGGCACCTGCCCAATCTCGGTCAGATCAGTCTGCTCGACGGTAATGCGTCGCCCTACGACATCGACGCGGCTGCCTGGGGCAAGCTGCGGGAGAAGATGACGACATTGCGCCCGCAGATCGGTGGCTTCTTCGATTATGGCGGCACCTTCTCGTCGCTGCAAAACGGCCAGATGCTGGCGATGGCCGGCATTGGCGACTGGATCACCGGGACGCTGGAAAAGAACGGCGCCAAGGTGCGCAGCATCATTCCCGAAGAGGGCGGCCTGCAATGGACCGAGTCCTTCTCGATCGGCAAGGGCTCGACCAAGTCCGACCTCGCCAAGAAGTGGATCCAGTACATCACCTCGGCCAAGGGTCAGGTGAAGTCGGCCAATATGGCCGCCTATCCGGCGCTCATTCCCAACCAGAAGGGTTGGGAACTGCTTGCCAAGGAAACCCCTGAAGAAGCCAAGCGCCAGGGCATGTTGCTGACCGAAAGCAACGTCATGGACATGATCCGGGCCGGGCGCATCAAATATCGGCAGTTGCCGGTGCAGCAGAGCCTTGAGGACTGGAACGACTTCTGGTCCGAATACAAGGGCTCGTAAGGTCGGCGGACCTCGCGTTCGGACTTTCTGCTAATATTCGTGCGGCGGGCCAGTGCGCCCGCCCATTCATTCCGGCAATTCTGCACGGCGGTTGGCAGTGCAGTCGTGTCTTCAGGTTGGAAGCGCCGCAATGCGGAAATCGATCACTCTCTATGGATTGACCTTCTCCCTGCCGATGCTGATCTGGCAGGCGATGTTCTTCCTCGCGCCGCTGCTGTTTTTGATCGCGCTGAGTTTCTGGACGGTCAAGAATTTCCGCATGGAGCCGAACTTCGACACCGTCAACTGGGTCAGGATGCTCGGCCGCGGCGTCTTTTGGGATGCCTACCTGCGCACCTTCGCGCTTGCCACCGCCGCCGCCGTCATCACCAGCGCGCTGGCTTTCCCTTGCGCCTACGCCATCGCCTTCAAGCTCACCGAAACAGCACGGCGCTGGGCGGTGTTCCTGATGGTAATCCCGTTCTTCACCAGCTACCTGGTACGTGTCTATTCCTGGCAGATATTCCTGTCCGACAACGGCATCATCAACGCGTTGCTGGCCAAGGTGGGGCTCGGGCCGTTCGGCATGCTCAACTCGACCTTCGGCATGATGGTCGGTTTTCTGACATTGAGCTTTCCGCTGGTCGTGCTGTTGCAGCTGTTCAGCCTGATCTTCGTCGACAAGACGCTGATCGAGGCGGCGCACAATCTGCGCTGCGGCCGGCTGCGCACGGTATTCGAGGTGATCGTGCCCGCGGCCAAGGTCGGCCTGGTGATCGCGGCGCTGTTCTGCTTCATCCTGACCTTCGGCGACTTCGTCAGCCCGCTCTACCTTGGCGGCGGCGACCCGCCGACCCTTTCCATCCTGATCACCGACACCACCAAGTCTGGGCAGCAATGGCCGCGTGCGGCGGTGATCGCGCTGACCATGATCGGGACGCTGCTCGCGGTCGCCTTCGCTGCGGTGAGCTATGCCTACAAGGAGCGCGGACGATGAACGATTTCAACCGCAACCCGCTGATCGACTGGGCGCTGAAGCTCTACATCCTGCTGGCTTTCGCTTTCATCTTCGCGCCGATCGCCGCGAGCTTCGTCTTTTCGTTCAATGTCGACCGCTTCCCCTCGCTTCCGCTCGGCGGCTTCTCGACGATCTGGTACGAGACGGTCGCCGCTGACCCGCTGGTCTGGCAAGGCCTGCGCAACACGCTGGTGGCGGGTGTGATCGTATCGGTTTTCGCCACGGCGATCGGGTTTGGCGCCGCCTACACCGACTTTCGCTACAAGTTCTTCGGCAAGACCTTCTATGTCGCGCTCGCTTTGCTGCCGCCGACGATCCCGGTCGTCATCCTCGGCCTGGCGATGCTTGCCTTTTTGTCCAACATAAACCTGTCGGGTGCGATCCATTCGGTCATCATCGCCCATGTGGTGATGTGCGCGCCGTTCGCCATGGCGATCGTGCGGCTGCGGCTGTCGCAGATGGATCCCTCGCTGGAGGCTGCGGCCTGGAATCTTGGCGCGTCGGAATGGATGGCGATGCGCCACGTCATCATCCCTTTTTGCAAGCCGGCGATCTTTGCCGCCCTGTTCATCACCATGGCCGTGTCCTTCGACGAGTTCGCCGTCGCCTGGTTCGTCTCGGGCCTGAACGAGACGCTGCCGGTCAAGGTGCTCGGCTTCCTGCAGGGGCAGGTCAGTCCGCGCATCAACGTCATCGGCACCTTCGTATTCCTCGCTTCGATGACGCTGGTGGTGCTGGCCCAGGTTCTTTTGATGAAACGCAGCGTCGCGCCTGCGACTGACGCGGTAACCACCGGAGTAAAGGTGCCATGACCGACAAGGCTCTCGTCGTCTTCGACGGCGTCGTCAAACGCTTCGGCAGCTTCAATGCCGTCGAAAGGATGGGTCTCGAAATCCACAAGGGCGAATTCCTCGCCATCATGGGCTCGAGCGGCTGCGGAAAGACCACGACGCTGCGTATGCTGGCAGGACTGGAAGCGCCGACGGAAGGCGAGATCCGCCTCGCCGGCAAGCGCATCAACGATCTGCCGACCTGGCGTCGCGACACGCCGATGGTGTGGCAGAGCCTGGCGCTGTTTCCGTTCCTCACGGTGCGCGAGAATGTCGAGTTCTCCCTGCGCATGCGTGGCGTGGAAAAGGCCGAGCGGCGCAAGCGTGTCGACAAATGGCTGGAGCGCATGCAGATCACCGAATTCGCCGATCGCAATGTCGCCCATCTGTCCGGCGGCCAGCGCCAGCGCGTTGCCCTTGCCCGCTCGCTGGTGACGGAACCGGAAATCCTTCTGCTCGACGAGCCGCTGTCGGCACTGGACGCTCATCTCAAGGTGCGCATGCAGACGGTGCTTTCGAACCTGCAGCGCGAGCTCGGCATCACCTTCGTCTATGTCACGCACAGCCAGTCGGAGGCCTTCTCGATGGCCGACCGCGTCGTCATCATGAGCCGTGGCCGGATCGAGCAGATCGGCAATCCGCAGGAGATTTACCGCGCGCCACGGACGAAGTTCGTCGCTGAATTCCTGGGATCATCGAACATCTTTGCCGGCAAGGTCTCGAACGTGAACGGCAAGGTGGTGAAGATCGCGACGCCGGTGGGCGAGTTCGATGTCGCGCCCAACGCAGCCAAAACGCTTTCCAAGGGCGACAACGCAACTTTCGTGGTTTCCGACGATCGGGTGCAACTGAGCAACCAGCCCCCGGCTGACGGCTACAACGGGTTGCAGGCGCAGGTGGTCGGCGAGGAGTTTGTCGGCGCGACTGCAGTCATCCATCTCGAAGGCGCCGACCGGATCGAGATCAAGGCGCAGAAGAGCCACGACGAACTCGAACATCTCAACCTTGAGCTAGGCGCCAAGGTTTGGGTGTCATGGCGGCCCGACGCCACGCACATCTTGCCTGGCGAGTAGGGCAAGCGCCCGGTCGCGGGCGCAGCAGTAGAGTTTGGGAGAGACAACCCGGCCGCAGCAGCGAAACGGAAACAATAGCGGCTGCCGGCGTGACGCTGGCGCTTATAGGGAGGAAATTGAAACAATGTCGATATCAGCCCATAATTTCCATGTGACAAGCATACGACAGGACGAGGAGGCCTCGCCCGAGGTGCTTCGCAAGGTGCTGACCGCGAGCTTTATCGGCAACTTCGTCGAGTGGTTCGACTATGCATCCTACGGCTATTTCGCAACGGTGATTGCCATTGCGTTCTTCCCGGAAATCGCCCCGTCTGCCGCTTTGCTTGCGACATTCGCGGTCTTTGCGATTTCCTTCGTTGTTCGCCCCATCGGCGGCATCGTCTGGGGCGCGATCGGCGACAAGATCGGTCGGCGCACCGCACTGTCGTGGTCGATCCTGATCATGTCGGGCGCGACAACGCTGATCGCCGTCCTGCCGTCATACGCACAGGTCGGCATACTGGCTCCGGTGCTGCTGCTTGTGGTGCGCATGGTCCAGGGTTTTTCGGCTTCAGGCGAATATGCCGGGGCGACCTCCTTCATCGCCGAATATTCGCCTATATCGAAGCGTGGCTTCTACACCAGCATGGTGCCGGCGAGCACGGCTGCTGGGCTTCTCGCCGGATCCCTGATGTCGGCTGGTTTGTTTTACATTCTGAGCCCGGAACAAATGCAGTCATACGGTTGGCGGCTGCCATTCCTGCTCGCCGCACCACTGGGCGTGGTCGGCCTGTACATCCGCCTGAAACTCGAAGACACGCCCAAGTTCCGCGAGCTTGAAAAGTCGCACCACGTCGAGGCGACCCCGGTGCGTGAGCTGTTCACCACCTATCGGCGCCAGATCGCCATTGCCTTCGGCGCGACATGTCTCAACGCAGTCGGCTTCTACCTGATCCTCAGCTATATGCCGACTTACCTCATCACCGAGATGGGCATGGGCCAGACGGAGTCCTTCATCGCTGTCAGCATTTCGCTTGTGGCCTACATCTTCTTCATTTTTCTGATGGGGAGCCTGTCCGATCGCTTCGGCCGCAAGACCGCTCTGATCGCCGCCTCGGTGCTGTTCATGGCGCTGACGGTGCCGCTGTTTTCGATGCTCGATGGCGCTACTTTCTGGACGATTGTTGCGATCCAGGTCGCTTTCGGCGCGCTGCTGACGATCAATGACGGCACATTGCCGTGCTTCTTGTCGGAGATATTCCCGACCAAGGTACGCTACAGCGGCTTTGCCTTCTCCTTCAACGCGGCCAACGCCCTGTTCGGCGGCACCGCACCTTTTGTGGCGACCTGGCTGATTTCGGCGACCGGCAGCAAGCTTGCGCCGGCCTGGTATCTGGTCGCCGCCGCGCTTGTTGCCCTCATCGCAATGCTGGCAGCCAAAGAGACTGCCGGAAAGCCGCTGGCAGACTAAAAATACAAGACGCAACGCAGGCGGCCATCGTCGCCTGCGTTGCTGCGTCTGACTTCATGCCGCCCCGCGAAAGGCCGCAGGCGTTACGCCCCGCCGCTCGCGGAACGCACGGATGAAATGCGATGAATCGCAAAAGCCGGTCGAAGTTGCGACTTCGGTCACCGAGTTTTCGGTGTGGCGAAGCAGGAACTCCGCATATTCGAGCCGCATGATCTTGTAGGCCAGCGTCGGGGGCATGCCGACCGCGCGCTGGAAGTGGCGTTCGAGCTGGCGCCGGTTGGCGCCGAGCCGACGCGCGACGTCTGCCGCCGACAGCGGAGCGTCGATGTTTTGCTGCATCAACAGCAGCGCCTTCTTCACCAGTCCGTCGTCGGTCGCCAGATCCAGCGGAATGCCCGGTTGGGGCTTTTCGGCGCGCAGCGCGTCGTCGATGATCATGATGTGCAGGCTTTTGCGCGCCTGGGCGCGGCCGACATGCTTTTCCACCAGATGGGCCGCCAGATGCGCCGAACTCGCCCCGCCCGAGCAGGTCAGCCGGTCGCGGTCGACGATGAAGATCTGGTCGGACACCGGTTTCAGTCCATCGAACTGCTCCAGGAAATCGGTATGGTGGAACCAGCTGACGCAGCAGCGGTAGCCGTCCATCAGTCCGGCACGGTGCAGGATGAACGCGCCGGTGCAGACGCCGACAAGCGGCACCTTCGATGCCGCGGCCTTCTGCAGATAGCGCGTATAGTCCGGGCTGAGATTGGGAATTTCGTCGATCAGCCCGCCGACCACGACGATGTAGTCGTATTTCCTGGGATCGCCCAGGCGCTCGTTGGGCTGCACCATCACGCCGCAGCTCGAGGCCATAGGGCTCATAGTATCGGAAAGCACGGTCCACTCGCACAGAATCTGCCGGCTGCGGTCGCCCTCGTCGGCGGCGAGGCGCAGCACGTCGACGAAATTGGCAAACGCGCAGAGCGTGAAGCGGCGAGCGAGGATGAAGCCCACCGAAAGACGAGGCGCCGCATTCTTCCTCTGTGGCTGGCTGGGCCTGACGTTGCGTTCCATAGGGTCTCCAGCGTGCATGCTGTCGCACCAGTAACATTACGCTGACGCAACTGTTCTGTCCAACTTCGCGCCAGTTAGCGATACTCCCGCCATGTTGAACTCCGGGGGTGCGTTATGACCCGCTTTTCGTTTTCGTCGCTTCTGTCCAATGCCTTGACCGGCAACAAGAACTGGGAACCGCAATGGCCCGATGCCCAGCCAAAGGCCGAGTATGACGTCGTCATTGTCGGCGCTGGCGGTCACGGCCTGGGCGCCGCCTACTATCTTGCCAAGGAACACGGCATCACCAATGTCGCCATCATCGAGAAGGGCTGGCTTGGCGGTGGCAACACCGGCCGCAACACCACCATCATCCGCTCCAACTATCTCTATGACGAAAGCGCGATGCTTTATGAGCACGCGATGAAGCTCTGGGAAGGGT comes from Hoeflea sp. 108 and encodes:
- a CDS encoding ABC transporter permease, with the translated sequence MRKSITLYGLTFSLPMLIWQAMFFLAPLLFLIALSFWTVKNFRMEPNFDTVNWVRMLGRGVFWDAYLRTFALATAAAVITSALAFPCAYAIAFKLTETARRWAVFLMVIPFFTSYLVRVYSWQIFLSDNGIINALLAKVGLGPFGMLNSTFGMMVGFLTLSFPLVVLLQLFSLIFVDKTLIEAAHNLRCGRLRTVFEVIVPAAKVGLVIAALFCFILTFGDFVSPLYLGGGDPPTLSILITDTTKSGQQWPRAAVIALTMIGTLLAVAFAAVSYAYKERGR
- a CDS encoding ABC transporter ATP-binding protein, producing MTDKALVVFDGVVKRFGSFNAVERMGLEIHKGEFLAIMGSSGCGKTTTLRMLAGLEAPTEGEIRLAGKRINDLPTWRRDTPMVWQSLALFPFLTVRENVEFSLRMRGVEKAERRKRVDKWLERMQITEFADRNVAHLSGGQRQRVALARSLVTEPEILLLDEPLSALDAHLKVRMQTVLSNLQRELGITFVYVTHSQSEAFSMADRVVIMSRGRIEQIGNPQEIYRAPRTKFVAEFLGSSNIFAGKVSNVNGKVVKIATPVGEFDVAPNAAKTLSKGDNATFVVSDDRVQLSNQPPADGYNGLQAQVVGEEFVGATAVIHLEGADRIEIKAQKSHDELEHLNLELGAKVWVSWRPDATHILPGE
- a CDS encoding MFS transporter, with product MSISAHNFHVTSIRQDEEASPEVLRKVLTASFIGNFVEWFDYASYGYFATVIAIAFFPEIAPSAALLATFAVFAISFVVRPIGGIVWGAIGDKIGRRTALSWSILIMSGATTLIAVLPSYAQVGILAPVLLLVVRMVQGFSASGEYAGATSFIAEYSPISKRGFYTSMVPASTAAGLLAGSLMSAGLFYILSPEQMQSYGWRLPFLLAAPLGVVGLYIRLKLEDTPKFRELEKSHHVEATPVRELFTTYRRQIAIAFGATCLNAVGFYLILSYMPTYLITEMGMGQTESFIAVSISLVAYIFFIFLMGSLSDRFGRKTALIAASVLFMALTVPLFSMLDGATFWTIVAIQVAFGALLTINDGTLPCFLSEIFPTKVRYSGFAFSFNAANALFGGTAPFVATWLISATGSKLAPAWYLVAAALVALIAMLAAKETAGKPLAD
- a CDS encoding ABC transporter permease, producing MNDFNRNPLIDWALKLYILLAFAFIFAPIAASFVFSFNVDRFPSLPLGGFSTIWYETVAADPLVWQGLRNTLVAGVIVSVFATAIGFGAAYTDFRYKFFGKTFYVALALLPPTIPVVILGLAMLAFLSNINLSGAIHSVIIAHVVMCAPFAMAIVRLRLSQMDPSLEAAAWNLGASEWMAMRHVIIPFCKPAIFAALFITMAVSFDEFAVAWFVSGLNETLPVKVLGFLQGQVSPRINVIGTFVFLASMTLVVLAQVLLMKRSVAPATDAVTTGVKVP
- a CDS encoding GlxA family transcriptional regulator, translating into MERNVRPSQPQRKNAAPRLSVGFILARRFTLCAFANFVDVLRLAADEGDRSRQILCEWTVLSDTMSPMASSCGVMVQPNERLGDPRKYDYIVVVGGLIDEIPNLSPDYTRYLQKAAASKVPLVGVCTGAFILHRAGLMDGYRCCVSWFHHTDFLEQFDGLKPVSDQIFIVDRDRLTCSGGASSAHLAAHLVEKHVGRAQARKSLHIMIIDDALRAEKPQPGIPLDLATDDGLVKKALLLMQQNIDAPLSAADVARRLGANRRQLERHFQRAVGMPPTLAYKIMRLEYAEFLLRHTENSVTEVATSTGFCDSSHFIRAFRERRGVTPAAFRGAA
- a CDS encoding LysR substrate-binding domain-containing protein produces the protein MRNIVNFQTDLLRTFVSVIDLGAYTKAGDMLGRTQPAISLQMRRLEELVGAPLIKQTGRSLTLTGEGEMLLSYAREILRLNDEAASYFNRAKISGVLRVGLPNDYAVAFLQGVITEYTRQHAEISLEIYCGWSADILDRLRADELDLAIAMVNTDRAQYLSRSWIERPIWTAGNEVTFDPAAGIPLAAHPEGCAYRARMIQALDAAQMRWRVAYTGPGISGLQNAVINGLGVSALTRYTLLPGMRVLGEDDGFPPLAEIRVGLFYKHPRLSDAGIRLVNHIIARLDEAGVSGDPVRRHAELDRQ
- a CDS encoding spermidine/putrescine ABC transporter substrate-binding protein, with protein sequence MTIKDALSGPRTRREILKGASVLGGGILAMPYLSRLAFAEPVELTMLAWYGHAEPDVVAEFEAENNVKFKPKYYTGGDNMLGLIAQSPAGTFDVILSDAEYVQQLNAAGYIEELDPKDYTFDDYFPEFQNFAGHWQDGKLYSVFTRFGFLGVAYNTDAITEKEASSYNVYWNEKLKGKVGHFDWHLPNLGQISLLDGNASPYDIDAAAWGKLREKMTTLRPQIGGFFDYGGTFSSLQNGQMLAMAGIGDWITGTLEKNGAKVRSIIPEEGGLQWTESFSIGKGSTKSDLAKKWIQYITSAKGQVKSANMAAYPALIPNQKGWELLAKETPEEAKRQGMLLTESNVMDMIRAGRIKYRQLPVQQSLEDWNDFWSEYKGS